One Arthrobacter sp. StoSoilB19 DNA window includes the following coding sequences:
- a CDS encoding FadR/GntR family transcriptional regulator, with protein sequence MEKTARLGLERVTRPRLYEQLVEQILAYIESAQLRPGDLLPAERDLAERLGVSRATLAQALVALEVLGVIDVQHGTGAVLARRPSVASVIKGLREHQSRLPEIVEARSTLEVKLAALAAERRTDQDLAAIDDALDVMAREINDGDRGTHGDELFHQAITAAAHSSVLAQLMAFIAEMILETRMESLGQPGRPEQSLASHRKIADAVRAQDAEAAADAMLAHIELVSDVELLR encoded by the coding sequence GTGGAGAAGACAGCACGGCTGGGCCTGGAACGCGTCACCCGGCCCCGGCTGTACGAGCAGCTGGTGGAGCAGATCCTCGCCTACATCGAGTCCGCCCAGCTCCGGCCGGGCGATCTCCTGCCGGCGGAGCGCGACCTTGCCGAACGGCTTGGGGTTTCCCGCGCCACGCTGGCGCAGGCGCTGGTGGCCCTGGAAGTGCTTGGCGTCATCGACGTGCAGCACGGCACCGGCGCAGTCCTGGCCCGGCGGCCCAGCGTAGCCTCGGTCATCAAGGGCCTGCGCGAGCACCAAAGCCGGCTGCCCGAAATCGTGGAGGCGCGCAGCACCCTGGAAGTGAAGCTTGCCGCCCTCGCCGCCGAACGCCGGACCGACCAGGACCTTGCCGCCATCGACGATGCCCTGGACGTCATGGCCAGGGAAATCAACGACGGCGACCGCGGCACCCACGGCGACGAACTGTTCCACCAGGCCATCACCGCGGCAGCACACTCGTCCGTCCTGGCACAGCTGATGGCCTTCATCGCCGAGATGATCCTGGAAACGCGGATGGAGTCGCTGGGGCAGCCCGGCCGGCCCGAACAGTCCCTGGCGTCGCATCGGAAAATCGCGGATGCCGTCCGGGCCCAGGATGCGGAGGCGGCCGCGGACGCCATGCTGGCGCACATCGAGCTTGTCTCGGACGTGGAGCTGCTCCGCTAG
- a CDS encoding DUF4190 domain-containing protein, producing MSNQPSQGPDYQRDGSPWPSYRPPAEYGRGQYGQGQYGQPQYNPGSYNQGQYGQPQYFGQPSYYGRPVEAKTLSIASMVCGIASVITGWLLLPQFAAIITGHLALRREPSGRGMSITGLVLGYLCLLGYGALWLLLIIGLAIAGTAGSNTGTF from the coding sequence ATGAGTAACCAGCCATCCCAGGGGCCTGACTACCAGCGTGACGGTTCGCCGTGGCCCAGCTACCGGCCGCCGGCCGAGTACGGAAGGGGACAGTACGGGCAGGGACAGTACGGCCAGCCCCAGTACAACCCGGGCTCCTACAACCAGGGACAGTACGGCCAGCCGCAGTATTTCGGCCAGCCGTCCTACTATGGCCGGCCGGTGGAAGCGAAGACCCTGAGCATCGCAAGCATGGTCTGCGGCATCGCCTCGGTCATCACGGGTTGGCTGTTGCTTCCGCAGTTTGCCGCCATCATCACCGGCCACCTGGCCCTCCGGCGCGAACCCTCCGGCAGGGGGATGTCCATCACCGGCCTGGTGCTGGGCTACCTGTGCCTCCTGGGCTACGGCGCCCTTTGGCTGCTGCTCATCATCGGCCTGGCCATCGCCGGCACCGCCGGCTCCAATACAGGCACCTTCTAG
- a CDS encoding LysE/ArgO family amino acid transporter, giving the protein MLTGMALIVAIGAQNAFVLRQGIRREHIGAVVAVCMAGDALLIVGGTAGIGALVTRFPEALEVLRWAGAAYLLWFAARSFMAAVKPSTLAEQAPKSKNSVIAATAALTFLNPHVYLDTVVLLGSLANQQGADLRWVFAAGAVTGSVLWFSALGYGARALAGVLGSPRTWRWIDAAIGVLMLALAIRLVLH; this is encoded by the coding sequence ATGCTCACCGGGATGGCGCTGATCGTGGCGATCGGCGCCCAGAACGCCTTCGTGCTGCGCCAGGGCATCCGGCGCGAGCACATCGGGGCGGTAGTGGCCGTCTGCATGGCCGGCGACGCCTTGCTCATCGTCGGTGGCACGGCCGGCATCGGGGCGTTGGTCACCCGGTTCCCCGAGGCGCTGGAAGTCCTGCGCTGGGCCGGCGCCGCGTACCTGCTGTGGTTCGCCGCGCGGTCCTTCATGGCGGCGGTTAAACCCTCCACCCTGGCGGAGCAGGCGCCCAAGTCGAAGAACTCGGTCATCGCCGCCACGGCCGCCCTGACCTTCCTGAACCCGCACGTCTACCTGGACACCGTGGTGCTGCTGGGCAGCCTCGCCAACCAGCAGGGAGCCGATCTGCGCTGGGTCTTTGCCGCAGGCGCAGTCACCGGAAGCGTGCTGTGGTTCTCCGCCCTGGGGTATGGGGCACGCGCGCTGGCTGGAGTGCTCGGCAGCCCGCGAACGTGGCGCTGGATTGATGCTGCCATCGGTGTGCTGATGCTGGCCCTGGCCATCCGCCTGGTCCTGCACTGA
- a CDS encoding SLC13 family permease, whose translation MSAPVLSIIILAAMFLLATVLPLNMGALAFVGAFLLGALVLGMSTNEILANFPGGLFLTIVGVTYLFAIAQNNGTIDLLVRGAVRLVGSRVALIPWVMFAITAVITAVGALSPAAVAIIAPIALSFAGKYKISPLLMGMMVIHGAQAGGFSPIAVYGVTVNGILAKTDLAFSPTALFLSSFIFNLVIALVLFVVLGGRNLMSSKVGQFVEQAAEARMAVSVGAKAGADVPFKGSGSGMYGPRDPAGDGVAATKERKERIPQLVTIAGLIVLAVVALGFKMDVGFVSITIAIVLALVSPAAQKGAINKISWSTVLLICGMLTFVGVLEEAGTIKFVSSGVAGMGMPLLAALIICFIGAVVSAFASSTAILAALIPLAVPFLSTGEIGAVGVICALAVSATIVDVSPFSTNGALVLANAPEGVDKDQFYKRILGYSGIVIVAGPVLAWLALVVPGWL comes from the coding sequence ATGTCCGCTCCTGTCTTATCGATCATCATCCTCGCGGCGATGTTCCTGCTCGCCACCGTCCTGCCCCTCAACATGGGCGCGCTCGCCTTCGTCGGCGCGTTCCTGCTCGGCGCCCTGGTGCTGGGCATGTCCACCAACGAGATCCTGGCCAACTTTCCCGGCGGCCTCTTCCTCACCATCGTCGGCGTCACCTACCTGTTCGCCATAGCGCAGAACAACGGAACCATCGACCTGTTGGTCCGCGGCGCAGTCCGCCTGGTGGGCAGCCGCGTTGCCCTCATCCCGTGGGTCATGTTCGCCATCACCGCCGTCATCACCGCCGTGGGCGCCCTGTCTCCCGCCGCCGTCGCCATCATTGCCCCCATCGCCCTGAGCTTCGCCGGCAAGTACAAGATCAGCCCGCTGCTCATGGGCATGATGGTGATCCACGGCGCGCAGGCGGGCGGCTTCTCGCCCATCGCCGTCTACGGTGTCACCGTCAACGGCATCCTGGCCAAGACGGACCTTGCCTTCAGCCCCACCGCGCTGTTCCTGTCCAGCTTCATCTTCAACCTGGTCATCGCACTGGTGCTCTTCGTGGTCCTCGGCGGCAGGAACCTTATGTCCTCCAAGGTGGGACAGTTCGTGGAGCAGGCAGCTGAGGCACGGATGGCCGTCAGCGTCGGCGCCAAAGCCGGCGCCGACGTCCCCTTCAAGGGCTCCGGCTCCGGCATGTACGGTCCCAGGGACCCCGCAGGCGACGGCGTCGCGGCCACCAAGGAGCGCAAAGAGCGGATTCCGCAGCTGGTCACCATTGCAGGCCTGATCGTGCTGGCCGTCGTGGCCCTTGGCTTCAAGATGGACGTCGGCTTCGTCTCCATCACCATCGCCATTGTGCTGGCCCTGGTGTCACCCGCAGCCCAGAAGGGGGCCATCAACAAGATCAGCTGGTCCACCGTGCTGCTGATCTGCGGCATGCTGACGTTCGTCGGAGTGCTGGAGGAAGCCGGAACCATCAAGTTCGTTTCCAGCGGCGTTGCCGGAATGGGAATGCCGCTCCTGGCCGCCCTCATCATCTGCTTCATCGGTGCCGTGGTATCCGCCTTTGCCTCCTCCACCGCCATCCTTGCAGCGCTCATCCCGCTCGCGGTTCCGTTCCTCTCCACCGGCGAGATCGGCGCCGTCGGCGTCATCTGCGCCCTCGCAGTGTCCGCCACCATCGTGGATGTCTCACCGTTCTCCACCAACGGCGCGCTGGTGCTGGCCAATGCCCCGGAAGGCGTGGACAAGGACCAGTTCTACAAGCGGATCCTCGGCTACAGCGGCATCGTGATCGTGGCCGGCCCCGTCCTGGCATGGCTGGCGCTGGTGGTGCCCGGCTGGCTCTAG
- a CDS encoding nuclease-related domain-containing protein: MGAGDGAAEQSRLAAERVARLKRQLDQAERSTKAWDAGAAGERVVADKLSELVPRGWYVLHDVHWPGRPKANLDHVLVGPGGVVVIDSKNWTGEVRVASGVLWQGRFARTQAVEGALAQCAAVASVLTPPHRRLVRPLICMSAQPDLFGVTESDVAVAGSQRVVGAIEALPAVLDQQTVVGLYAHLGQQLTHEQEPGITAFRSVRPGTVVRPAGALPPAGPAATPRGKPGSPDETGRSQSASRHPAGRALPPGGTKAGQPTGHRAGAPAGTRTGASAGSARRGRNGKAQQHGGTSGGKLALLAAFVIFAVYILPYLGR; encoded by the coding sequence ATGGGGGCAGGAGACGGGGCAGCGGAGCAGTCCAGGCTGGCTGCCGAGCGCGTTGCGAGGCTGAAGCGCCAACTCGACCAGGCCGAACGTTCCACGAAGGCGTGGGACGCCGGCGCCGCAGGGGAGCGGGTGGTGGCCGACAAGCTCAGCGAACTGGTCCCGCGCGGCTGGTACGTCCTCCACGATGTCCACTGGCCCGGCCGGCCCAAAGCGAACCTTGACCACGTCCTGGTGGGCCCCGGCGGCGTGGTGGTGATCGACTCGAAGAACTGGACCGGTGAGGTGCGGGTGGCTTCCGGGGTGCTGTGGCAGGGCCGCTTTGCGCGGACCCAGGCAGTGGAAGGGGCCCTGGCCCAGTGTGCTGCCGTGGCCTCGGTGCTGACTCCGCCGCACCGGCGCCTGGTGCGTCCACTCATCTGCATGTCCGCGCAGCCCGACCTTTTCGGGGTGACTGAATCCGACGTTGCCGTGGCCGGTTCCCAGCGGGTGGTGGGAGCCATCGAAGCGCTGCCGGCCGTGCTCGACCAGCAAACAGTGGTGGGCCTGTACGCGCACCTGGGCCAGCAGCTCACCCATGAACAGGAACCAGGCATCACCGCTTTTCGCAGCGTACGGCCGGGAACCGTGGTGCGCCCGGCGGGAGCATTGCCCCCGGCCGGCCCCGCAGCAACTCCCCGCGGGAAGCCCGGCTCCCCGGACGAAACGGGCCGCAGCCAAAGTGCATCCCGGCACCCCGCAGGGCGGGCCCTCCCCCCGGGCGGAACGAAGGCAGGACAACCCACAGGGCACAGGGCGGGAGCGCCGGCCGGAACGCGGACCGGGGCGTCGGCGGGATCGGCGCGCCGCGGCAGGAACGGCAAAGCGCAGCAGCATGGCGGCACCAGTGGAGGGAAGCTTGCCCTGCTGGCGGCCTTCGTCATTTTTGCCGTCTATATCCTGCCCTACTTGGGCCGCTAG
- a CDS encoding malonic semialdehyde reductase, with amino-acid sequence MTIAHEEAVIDSAAVDAIFAQARTANSFTGEVTEEQAQAIYELTKFGPTAFNSQPLRVTYVRSAEARATLVDALSRGNQAKTASAPLVAILSYDTDWAGKWDDFLPGYNAPKAMYDADPQLAAATGNNNAHLQAGYFILAVRSLGFAAGPMTGADFNAIDAAFFPAGDQKSFLVVNIGQPGEDAWGEAKPKFSYDEAVRTV; translated from the coding sequence ATGACCATTGCCCACGAAGAAGCGGTTATCGATTCGGCAGCCGTGGACGCCATCTTTGCCCAGGCCCGCACCGCCAACTCCTTCACCGGCGAGGTGACCGAGGAGCAGGCCCAGGCCATCTACGAGCTCACCAAGTTCGGCCCCACTGCGTTCAACTCCCAGCCGTTGCGCGTCACCTATGTCCGCTCGGCTGAGGCCCGCGCCACCCTGGTGGATGCCCTGTCCCGCGGCAACCAGGCCAAGACGGCTTCCGCCCCGCTGGTGGCCATCCTCAGCTACGACACCGACTGGGCCGGCAAGTGGGACGACTTCCTCCCCGGCTACAACGCCCCCAAGGCCATGTACGACGCCGACCCGCAGCTCGCCGCAGCCACGGGCAACAACAATGCCCACCTGCAGGCCGGCTACTTCATCCTGGCCGTCCGTTCGCTCGGTTTCGCCGCCGGCCCCATGACCGGCGCTGACTTCAACGCCATCGACGCCGCCTTCTTCCCGGCCGGCGACCAGAAGAGCTTCCTGGTGGTCAACATCGGCCAGCCGGGCGAGGACGCCTGGGGCGAGGCAAAGCCCAAATTCTCCTACGACGAGGCTGTCCGCACCGTCTGA
- a CDS encoding cytosine permease, whose protein sequence is MAGGSTAVEARSIDMIPPGERHGHPRGQFTLWFGANAQITAIVDGALAVVFGADAFWAIVGLLVGNVLGGAVMALHSAQGPKLGLPQMISSRAQFGVYGAVIPLVLVILMYVGFASTGTVLSGQAINLMLGVDAPAVGILVFGAATALLAILGYKYIHALGRIATVLGLAGFLYLTLAVATKFDITQVMMVKGFEWPTFLTAVALGAGWQLTFGPYVADYSRYLPADTSERKTFWYTFAGSVGGAQWAMTLGALAGGLSAAKLGGDFLKNQVGYMGDLAGGGQIAVFIYLMIVTGKLTVNCLNAYGAFMCGVTISTAVNRRDTVSKAVRIAFIVAVIGASVLIALFASKDFLNLFKNFVLLLLMVFTPWSVINLVDYYKVSRDRLDIPALYNPDGRYGRWNVAALVSYGIGVVIQVPFLAQALYTGPVTKLLGGADISWLVGIVATLAVYYPWAKATNRAPAETIYPGYPVEVPATAAVKG, encoded by the coding sequence ATGGCCGGAGGAAGTACCGCCGTTGAGGCACGATCGATCGACATGATCCCACCGGGCGAGCGGCACGGCCACCCGCGCGGCCAGTTCACCCTGTGGTTTGGTGCCAATGCCCAGATCACCGCCATCGTGGACGGCGCCCTGGCCGTGGTGTTCGGCGCGGACGCCTTCTGGGCAATAGTGGGCCTGCTGGTGGGAAATGTGCTGGGCGGCGCGGTCATGGCCCTCCACTCAGCCCAGGGTCCCAAGCTGGGCTTGCCGCAGATGATCTCCAGCCGAGCCCAGTTCGGCGTCTACGGGGCCGTGATTCCGCTGGTGCTGGTCATCCTCATGTACGTCGGGTTCGCCTCAACAGGCACCGTCCTCTCGGGGCAGGCGATCAACCTCATGCTGGGAGTGGACGCGCCCGCCGTCGGAATCCTGGTCTTCGGTGCCGCAACGGCCCTGCTGGCCATCCTGGGGTACAAGTACATCCACGCGCTGGGCCGCATCGCCACCGTACTGGGTCTGGCAGGCTTCCTGTACCTGACCCTGGCGGTTGCCACCAAGTTCGACATCACCCAGGTGATGATGGTCAAGGGCTTTGAATGGCCCACGTTCCTCACCGCCGTTGCCCTGGGTGCCGGCTGGCAGCTCACCTTCGGCCCATACGTAGCCGACTACTCCCGCTACCTTCCCGCGGACACCTCGGAACGGAAGACCTTTTGGTACACCTTCGCCGGCTCGGTGGGCGGGGCGCAGTGGGCCATGACCCTCGGCGCCCTGGCCGGCGGACTCTCCGCCGCCAAGCTGGGCGGGGACTTCCTGAAGAACCAGGTGGGCTACATGGGCGATCTCGCCGGCGGCGGGCAGATCGCCGTCTTCATTTACCTGATGATCGTCACCGGCAAGCTGACGGTTAACTGCCTGAATGCCTACGGCGCCTTCATGTGCGGCGTGACCATCAGCACCGCCGTCAACCGGAGGGATACCGTCTCCAAAGCCGTGCGGATTGCCTTCATCGTGGCGGTAATCGGCGCCAGCGTGCTCATCGCACTGTTCGCCAGCAAGGATTTCCTGAACCTGTTCAAGAACTTCGTCCTCCTGCTGCTCATGGTCTTCACGCCCTGGTCCGTGATCAACCTGGTGGACTACTACAAGGTCTCCCGGGACCGGCTGGACATCCCCGCCCTCTACAACCCGGACGGCCGCTACGGCCGCTGGAACGTGGCCGCCCTGGTTTCCTATGGAATCGGCGTCGTCATCCAGGTCCCGTTCCTGGCGCAGGCGCTGTACACGGGCCCCGTCACCAAGCTGCTGGGCGGCGCGGACATTTCCTGGCTGGTGGGAATCGTTGCCACCCTGGCCGTCTACTACCCCTGGGCCAAGGCCACCAACCGCGCGCCGGCGGAGACCATTTACCCCGGGTATCCGGTAGAGGTGCCCGCCACCGCAGCAGTCAAGGGGTAA
- a CDS encoding CoA transferase, which yields MSTENRQGPLAGHTVVDLSRALAGPHAGMMLADLGARVIKVENPGTGDDTRGWGPPFVGPEDDLQSTYFMSCNRNKESISLDLKSGDGQAVLRGLLERADVVIENFRPGVMDRLGFSTAAMHELNPRLVILSITGFGHDGPESQRSGYDQILQGEAGLMSLTGSGPDDPQRVGVPIADLLSGMNGAFGVLAALVERTRTGQGKVVRTSLLASLIGVHAFQGTRTTVAGEVPQAQGNHHPSIAPYGLFNCKDGSVQISVGSEKLWASFAAAFGLEPGAPGFASNAERVRNRAGVIAAVERAFAGYGATELLAKLNDAGIPAGKVRSLDEVYAWEQVASQGLVVDVDHPLLGKMSLPGPPLRFFAPGDAAETTPTQHDAPPLLDEDGPAIREWLGLASATAGAK from the coding sequence ATGAGCACCGAGAACCGCCAAGGCCCCCTGGCCGGGCACACCGTCGTCGACCTCAGCCGCGCACTGGCCGGGCCCCACGCAGGCATGATGCTGGCGGACCTCGGCGCCCGCGTCATCAAGGTGGAGAACCCCGGAACCGGTGACGACACCCGCGGCTGGGGGCCGCCCTTCGTCGGCCCCGAAGACGACCTCCAGTCCACCTACTTCATGTCCTGCAACCGCAACAAGGAGTCCATCAGCCTGGACCTGAAGAGCGGCGACGGGCAGGCGGTGCTCCGCGGCCTGCTGGAGCGGGCGGACGTGGTGATCGAAAACTTCCGGCCCGGGGTCATGGACCGGCTGGGCTTCTCCACCGCGGCGATGCACGAGCTCAACCCGCGGCTGGTGATCCTGTCCATCACCGGCTTTGGCCACGACGGGCCCGAGTCCCAGCGCAGCGGCTACGACCAGATCCTGCAGGGCGAGGCCGGACTCATGTCCCTCACCGGGTCAGGGCCGGACGACCCCCAGCGCGTCGGCGTTCCAATTGCCGACCTGCTTTCCGGGATGAACGGCGCCTTCGGCGTGCTCGCGGCGCTGGTGGAGCGGACCCGGACCGGCCAGGGCAAGGTGGTACGCACGTCGCTGCTGGCATCGCTGATCGGCGTCCATGCCTTCCAGGGCACCAGGACCACCGTTGCAGGCGAAGTTCCCCAGGCCCAGGGCAACCACCACCCGTCCATCGCCCCCTACGGCCTGTTCAACTGCAAGGACGGCAGCGTACAGATCAGCGTCGGCAGCGAGAAGCTGTGGGCGTCCTTTGCTGCGGCCTTCGGCCTGGAGCCGGGTGCCCCCGGCTTTGCCAGCAATGCCGAAAGGGTGCGGAACCGTGCGGGGGTGATTGCCGCCGTCGAACGCGCCTTCGCCGGCTACGGTGCGACGGAACTGCTGGCGAAACTGAACGACGCCGGGATCCCGGCAGGGAAGGTCCGCTCGCTGGACGAGGTGTACGCCTGGGAGCAGGTGGCATCCCAGGGGCTGGTGGTGGATGTGGACCACCCGCTGCTCGGAAAAATGAGCCTGCCCGGTCCGCCGCTGCGGTTCTTCGCTCCCGGGGATGCGGCCGAAACCACCCCCACCCAGCACGATGCACCGCCGCTGCTGGACGAGGACGGGCCGGCAATCCGCGAGTGGCTGGGCCTGGCTTCTGCAACGGCGGGGGCCAAATAG
- a CDS encoding 2'-5' RNA ligase family protein, whose translation MPMRNLIFVAFVEPVADGQVFLRTEWPLHVTLVRFDAAATDGADVAQSIAALADGPANAALGAELTVGEDAAFGRNGSVPVNLVEPHPALQELHERLVQVVVDAGGRILTPRHTLSGYRPHVSHQATPGPDAKRLHRGDAVVLDRVALVDMAPGGDHAIRRILRLWSQEPSQY comes from the coding sequence ATGCCGATGCGGAACCTCATTTTTGTGGCCTTCGTGGAACCGGTGGCGGACGGCCAGGTTTTTCTGCGGACGGAGTGGCCGCTGCACGTCACCCTGGTGAGGTTCGACGCCGCCGCCACGGACGGTGCCGACGTCGCCCAAAGCATCGCCGCGCTTGCAGATGGGCCGGCCAACGCAGCGCTTGGCGCGGAGCTGACCGTGGGGGAGGACGCCGCCTTTGGCCGCAACGGGTCCGTCCCCGTCAACCTGGTGGAGCCGCACCCCGCCCTGCAGGAGCTGCATGAGCGGCTGGTGCAGGTGGTGGTGGACGCGGGCGGCAGGATCCTCACGCCGCGCCACACGTTGTCCGGCTACCGGCCGCACGTCTCCCACCAGGCCACCCCAGGCCCGGACGCCAAGCGCCTCCACCGGGGCGACGCCGTCGTGCTTGACCGCGTGGCTTTGGTGGACATGGCGCCCGGCGGCGACCACGCCATCAGGCGCATCCTCCGGTTGTGGAGCCAGGAACCTTCGCAGTACTAG
- a CDS encoding LysR family transcriptional regulator ArgP — protein MNLEHLKALMAVIDEGTFEAAADLLRITPSAVSQRIKALEASVGQVLVRRRLPCTATDAGALLLRMARQVQVLEAETAAALGAGSPARAQLPVAVNADSLATWFVPVLHQAAPWEDSALDLHVEDQGYSSQLLREGEVMGAVTSDPVPVSGCRVELLGSMRYVPVATPGLRRRFSVSGGVDWAAMPVLKFNTKDNLQEQLLTARSLRQLPPTHTVPSSQGFLAAVKAGLGWGMIPELQLTDELESGALVRLEDGPHQDVALYWQAWTLDSERLNRMTGAVRAAAKDRLLPGDAPEASGPSRAGYRRQK, from the coding sequence ATGAATCTTGAGCACCTGAAGGCCCTGATGGCTGTCATCGACGAAGGAACGTTCGAGGCAGCGGCCGATCTGCTCCGGATCACGCCGTCCGCCGTGAGCCAGCGGATCAAGGCACTGGAAGCGTCGGTAGGCCAGGTCCTGGTCCGCCGAAGGCTGCCCTGCACGGCCACCGACGCCGGCGCGCTGCTGCTGCGGATGGCCCGCCAGGTGCAGGTGCTGGAAGCGGAGACGGCGGCGGCACTGGGCGCAGGGTCGCCGGCCCGGGCCCAGCTGCCGGTGGCCGTCAACGCGGACTCACTGGCCACGTGGTTCGTCCCCGTCCTGCATCAGGCCGCCCCGTGGGAGGACTCAGCCCTCGATCTCCACGTTGAGGACCAGGGCTACAGCAGCCAGCTGCTCCGCGAGGGCGAGGTCATGGGAGCGGTGACGTCGGACCCTGTCCCGGTGAGCGGGTGCAGGGTGGAACTGCTGGGCTCCATGCGGTACGTTCCGGTGGCCACCCCCGGGCTGCGCCGGCGGTTTTCCGTGTCCGGCGGCGTGGATTGGGCGGCAATGCCGGTCCTGAAATTCAACACGAAAGACAACCTGCAGGAGCAGCTGCTTACGGCCAGGAGCCTGCGGCAGCTTCCTCCAACGCACACGGTCCCTTCGTCCCAGGGATTCCTCGCGGCAGTCAAAGCCGGTTTGGGCTGGGGGATGATTCCGGAGCTCCAGCTCACGGACGAGCTGGAGTCCGGCGCCCTGGTGCGGCTCGAGGACGGCCCCCACCAGGACGTGGCCCTGTACTGGCAGGCCTGGACCCTGGACTCGGAACGGCTCAACCGGATGACCGGAGCAGTCCGCGCGGCCGCCAAAGACCGGCTGCTGCCAGGAGATGCGCCGGAGGCTAGCGGCCCAAGTAGGGCAGGATATAGACGGCAAAAATGA
- the pgm gene encoding phosphoglucomutase (alpha-D-glucose-1,6-bisphosphate-dependent) has translation MASRAGTVAQPQDLVDITALLDAYYDIAPDLGDPGQRVVFGTSGHRGSSLKASFNEQHIVAITQAIVEYRAAQGVTGPLFLAKDTHALSEPAQNSALEVLAANGVQVLVDARHGYTPTPALSHAILTYNRKAAPGAPQADGIVVTPSHNPPGDGGFKYNPPHGGPADSDATGWIANRANELLENGLRGVKRIPLADAQAADTTGKFDFLSSYVDDLPSVLNLDAIRNAGVRIGADPMGGASVDYWGEIGERHHLDLTVVNPTVDPQWAFMTLDWDEKIRMDCSSPSAMASLIQRMSDAAASGQPAFDVATGNDADADRHGIVTPDGGLMNPNHYLAVAIDYLYRNRSGWNPASVIGKTLVSSSIIDRVAESLGRKLVEVPVGFKWFVPGLLSGEGAFGGEESAGASFNKLDGSVWTTDKDGILLALLASEITAVTGSSPSQLYKGLTDQFGAPVYARIDAAATREQKAALGKLSPSDVTATELAGETITAKLTEAPGNGAPIGGLKVVTENAWFAARPSGTEDVYKIYAESFKGEEHLKQVQAEAKALVDSVIA, from the coding sequence ATGGCTAGCCGCGCGGGTACAGTTGCCCAACCCCAGGACCTTGTTGACATCACTGCGCTTCTTGACGCGTACTACGACATTGCGCCGGACCTGGGTGATCCCGGCCAGCGCGTCGTGTTTGGCACCTCCGGGCACCGGGGCTCCAGCCTCAAGGCCTCGTTCAATGAACAGCACATCGTTGCCATCACGCAGGCAATCGTGGAATACCGGGCTGCGCAGGGCGTCACCGGCCCGCTGTTCCTGGCCAAGGACACCCACGCACTGAGCGAGCCCGCGCAGAACTCCGCGCTGGAGGTGCTCGCCGCGAACGGCGTCCAGGTCCTCGTCGACGCCAGGCACGGCTACACCCCCACCCCGGCGCTGAGCCACGCCATCCTGACCTACAACCGGAAAGCCGCACCGGGCGCCCCGCAGGCCGACGGCATCGTGGTGACCCCCAGCCACAACCCGCCCGGCGACGGCGGCTTCAAGTACAACCCCCCGCACGGTGGCCCGGCGGACTCGGATGCCACCGGCTGGATCGCCAACCGCGCCAACGAGCTGCTGGAGAACGGGCTGCGCGGCGTGAAGCGGATCCCGCTGGCGGACGCCCAGGCCGCAGACACCACCGGCAAGTTCGACTTCCTGAGCAGCTACGTGGACGACCTTCCGTCCGTCCTGAACCTGGACGCCATCCGCAATGCCGGAGTCCGGATCGGTGCCGATCCCATGGGCGGCGCGTCCGTGGACTACTGGGGCGAGATCGGCGAGCGCCACCACCTGGACCTGACCGTGGTGAACCCCACGGTGGACCCGCAGTGGGCCTTCATGACCCTGGACTGGGACGAGAAGATCCGCATGGACTGCTCCTCGCCGTCGGCCATGGCGTCGCTGATCCAGCGGATGTCCGACGCCGCCGCCTCCGGCCAGCCCGCATTCGACGTGGCCACGGGCAACGACGCCGACGCCGACCGCCATGGCATCGTCACCCCGGACGGCGGGCTGATGAACCCCAACCACTACCTGGCCGTCGCCATCGACTACCTCTACCGCAACCGCAGCGGCTGGAACCCCGCCTCGGTGATCGGCAAGACGCTGGTGTCCTCCTCCATCATCGACCGCGTGGCCGAGAGCCTGGGCCGCAAGCTCGTTGAGGTGCCCGTTGGCTTCAAGTGGTTCGTTCCCGGCCTGCTCTCGGGTGAAGGGGCGTTCGGTGGCGAGGAATCCGCCGGTGCCTCCTTCAACAAGCTGGACGGCAGCGTCTGGACCACGGACAAGGACGGCATCCTGCTGGCACTGCTGGCCTCGGAGATCACCGCGGTCACCGGCAGCTCCCCGTCCCAGCTGTACAAGGGGCTGACGGACCAGTTCGGCGCCCCCGTCTACGCCCGGATCGACGCCGCCGCCACCCGCGAGCAGAAGGCTGCACTCGGCAAGCTGTCGCCGTCGGACGTTACCGCCACGGAACTGGCGGGCGAGACGATCACCGCCAAGCTCACCGAGGCGCCAGGGAACGGCGCGCCCATCGGCGGCCTGAAGGTGGTCACCGAAAACGCCTGGTTCGCGGCCCGCCCGTCCGGCACGGAGGACGTGTACAAGATCTACGCCGAGTCCTTCAAGGGCGAGGAACACCTGAAGCAGGTGCAGGCGGAGGCCAAGGCGCTGGTGGACAGCGTCATCGCCTAG